ATGCGATTGGTGTTGTGAGATCTATTATCTCTTTTGAGATGTAGAAGTTGATATACTTCCTCCGTTCAAATGAATAAGGCGCGCACACTTCTTAAAATTCAACTTTGACCGTAAGTTAGATCAATAGTGTATATTTTGATGACTTAAAACTAGACCATTGAAAACTTCTTTTCAATACGAATTCAACGGTATAATTTTTATCGACATATAATCCACATTTAGTTGGTCTAATTTATGATCAAAGTTAAATTTTAAAATTTGTGCACGCTTTATTCATTGCGACGGAGGGAGTATCAATTAATTAAGGGAAGCCGTTGATTGGCTTTTGGTTTCTCCAGCCCTCTTGACTcgaaataaaaataaataaaaaaataaatccACCCAATTCTGTGGTAGGCCTTCAACGGACGCACAAAGACTCAAATAGCCTTCTCCCTTTTCACCGGTCATGACTTGTGAGCTTTGACGAGGTGGTGGATGGAATGTCCTCGCCGTCGTCCCCTAGCCGCCGGCTCGCCGGATCCCTAATCCTGCGGCCAGGCGCGGAGGGGTCTCTGATCCCGGGGCTCCCGGACGACGTCGCGGCCGTCATCCTCTGCCTGCTCACGTTCCCCGACCAGTCCCGCCTCCGCGCCACCTCCCGCGCGTGGCGGCTCCTCCTCTCCGCCGCGACGCTTCTCCCGCTCCGCCGCAGCCTCCGCCTGCCTTCCCGCCACCTCGTATGCCTTTTCCCCACCGACCCATCCCTCGCCTCCCCCATCCTGCTCGACCCCGCTGCCCCCACCGCCTGGTGGCCCCTCCCGCCGATCCCCTGCTCGCCGCAGCTATACGGCCTCGCCAATTTCGCCGCAATCGCCGTCGGGAGCCACCTCTACGTCCTCGGCGGTTCTCACTTCGACGCCCGGAGTTATCCCCTTGGCCACCCCCTACCCTCCGCCGCCGCCTACCGACTCGACCTCGCCCTCTCTCGCCACCGCTGGGAGCGTCTCCCGGACATGCACATCCCTCGCGGGAGCTTCGCCTGCGCTCCCGCGCCCGGCGGCGGGGTCGTCGTCGCCGGCGGCGGGTCCAGGCACCCGACGCTCCCCTCCTCTGGCAGCCGCACAAGCAGCACCGAGTGGTACGACGCCGCCACGCGTACCTGGCACATGGCCACGGCGATGCCCCGGGAGAGGGCCGGGTGCGTGGGATTCGTGGCGCACGGGGCAGGGGGTGTGGGAGAGGATGAATTCTGGGTGATGGGCGGGTACGACAGGTATACCACAGTGGGGGGAGTGGTGCCGAATGACCTCTACTGCCGGGACGCCATGGCGCTCGGACTGTGGAGCGGGAAGTGGAGGGAGATTGGGGATATGTGGGTGGAAGGGGAGAGACGTCGACTTGGGCCGGTGGCCGTCATCTCTGCAGAGGATGGGAAGGTTACAGATGTGTTCATGCTCGATGGAGACGATATCTTCAGGTCAGGCAATTTATCTCCGATTTGCTTGTAATTTGCCACAATATTAAGTATACACCATTCCTGTTTGTCTTGCTTCAGTTTGTAGTTTATAGTTCGTATTATTGTGTTATTGTTTCCTTAATGCGTAGTTTCAATTATCTGTAGTTAATATAGTTTGTTTTTCTAGATGGTGGTTAAGTATACATGTCTGCCTATTTCACTGTAGTGATCAAATTTACTACTCGTTAATCTCGTGTAGTTCATCAATGAAGAGTTTGGACAGATACATAGTTGTTATTGCTTCACCTTGTTCTTCTATTTGGCCACGCAATTAGTTTATTTTGGTAAGATgtacatgggggggggggggggggggggggatgaagGAACAATTAGTTCAGTTTCCTTGTGCAGTCTCTCTCTTTGTGCTGAGTATGTGATGGTTTTGATGACAGACTAGTGCTTCTTATCCATATAAAACGCAATTAACATGTTTGTAACATGAAAGAATACCTTGGTACTTCTCGCTCCCTTTTGTGCTTTCACAACTTGTTCTTAACATTGACACACATTGTCTTCTGCTCTTGCTTTATATGAGACTTAGATCACCATGTTCACACTATTTTGTTACTCGGTTTTAAGCCAACCTGAATGATGTTCTGACTCAATGTATTGGAAGGCAGCAAATATCAGCTTTGATAGGTTGTCCTCATCCTATGCTTATTAATGCCTGCTGTTCGCAACGGTAAAATATTTGCAACCTGGGGTCTTTTGACCGATAATTTAAGGGTCAAAGTTTTACTGAAATTCTTTTGGTGTGACATTGACATATcattttatttgatttttcaacttgTTTTTATCAACTGCTATGAGATGGTTTCCGTGCTGTAAATGTAAACAACTTAAAACTGGAACTTGCTTGAACAGGTACTAAATTTCTTCTGTAATCTACAGGTACCTATGTACCAGTGCGTTATGAATTTGGAatagtagcataacatttatGAAGATTTTACTTTTATTATTATGTCTCTAACATCTGTTAAATCTAATGGCACTTCCCTTATGCATTGTGTTCCAGTTCATTCACTAGATGACAAAATGGCAAACACCGCGAGCACTGAACTAAAAATGAATCAGATTATTTAGAACTTTGGGGAGTACCAGCCTAACTTGCACACTAAGTTTGCATTAGATGATTTTcatgttactccctccgtcccataatataagacgttttttgacactggACTAGTgccaaaaaacgtcttacattatgggacagagggagtagaagaTAACATAGTCTTGTCTAGTTGTCTGTGTTAGCGCAACTCCAAACAAGGATCCCAAGGGACCCCAAGAATTCTTGGTATACTCTTATAGTCTTATTCCAATCCCCAATTGAACGTGCTTCAAAGATTTGTTCCACTTTTGGAAAGACCTTGCATTATGTCTCTAGATCttgatttttcatatataaacatGGCTAACCTATCTCCCTTGTAAAGGATTTCTCCATAATGACCACTAACAGTTGCTCCTGTAGCGGCCAGATAAGATTTAGCTGTTCTTATAACAAAGGAAGCCATATTTACAATGAAAATTTGACCAGATTCGTAGAAATTTTTATTCACAACTAAATAATAGATTATTGCCTTATTAACATCATATGTTTGATACATGGATACATTGGTGCACATTTTAGCAACTTTCTTCAATGcagttgtttttggggcttgatgtgATATTTGTGGATATTCTACCGTCAAATGTTGACGCCCAGTCTGGCTAATTGGTGTTGTCATGCTGTGATAGCAATGAGAGGGATAATCATGGTAGATTGAGAGAATTGGGGGAGAGGATAATTATTACTGCTTGCACGATGAGATTAGAATGCTATTTGATCGCCTAAGTATTCAACTCTGATACGTTCTCATCACCATAATGTGATAAGACTTCCATTGAAGTTCGTGTTGTACAGGCTGTCGGGTGTCGTTCTTTGGGACCGTGCTAGACATCGCTGACGAAGTATTGTGCCTTTGTATTTTCTCCCGTTGACCCTCCTTTTCGTGTTGTTCGTCCACCAGGACCCCTCTTACAGTAATGGGTCTGGCCGTGTCAAATATAAAGAGGGCCCCTCGGGCTAGGGGCTACTTAGACCGGGGGTATAGAAGGTGGCTTCGGACAGCAAAAATGTGGCTCATTTCTGCGTGTATAGAACTGGCTGGAAGTACCGGGTAAAGCCTATGGCTCGTTAGTATCGTAGTTGACAAATCAGTTCTCAATTGAAAACTCTACAGAAATGCCAAAGGCACAACTCGAAGGTAGTGGGTGGATTTGCTCGGAAGTACCGAACCTATACTGTGGTCTACTAGAGAAGCAAGCCTAAAACTGTTCAGAAGTGCCGTGTAAAATGTTAGAGCATCTCCTACAGATGATGTAAAAGCTGGTGCCCACAATTGGTTTTAGGGCAGGAGAGAGAAGGTTTTGGGCACCAGAGAATTTTCTGCCGTAACAGTGTTGCCCTAAAAATTTGGCCGTCTTCAACTATCAAACATTTTAAAGCATGTTCAACACAATatatccaaaacaaataatatcaaagtcatgccaaattaatccaaaacaaataaaacacaaATAGTACTTAATTATTACATAGCTCCACAACATCAAATTCAACACAAATTGTTCATTACACATGACATGAAACATAGAGGTagaactagtggtcttgttgccCATTCCATGTCCACCACTCCTCGATGAGATCTCTTTGAAGATCTTCGTGAGTATCCGCATCTCAAATGTCATGGTAAACTTGAAGAAAGTGTCAGATGTGGCCTTCCCTTCTACGCGGATACACCGGCTTTCCGATCAATTCATAGGAGTAATCCAAATCTTTCCCACGCTCATgctcaatgatcatgttgtgcatgatcaggGCGGTTGTCATAATGTGCCAAAGGATTTCTTGATCCCAAAACATAGGCGGTCCTCGCACAATAGCAAACTGGGCTCGCAAAATCCCGAATGCCCTCTCCACATCTTTCCTAGCAACTGCTTGAGCATAATGGAATTGAAGTTCTTTCTTACCTTGGGGGCTTGAAATTGGCCTCGCAAGGTTGCCCACTTCGGATATATTCCATCCGCTAGGTAGTAGCCCATGTTGTATGTGAGGCCATTTGCTTGAAACTACGCCGGTGGTGATTCCCCAAAGAGTGGTGATAGCTGGAGCACATTGATGTCGTTGCAAGATGTAGGCATCCCAAAACCATGTCTCCTGATTGGCCATGGCTTCAAGAATGATGGTGACATCCATCACATGTCTTTTGATCTGTCCATGCCATGCCACAGGGCAGTTCTTCCACTTCTAGTACTTGCGATCAATTGAGTCGACCATATTGGAAACCCACGTGCTTTTTTCATCTTCAAAAGTCTCTGAGTGTCTTGAGCATTAGGTGCTCTCAAATACTCCGGCCCAAACACTTCAACCACCGCCTTTGCAAATTGCTTCACACACTTGATGGAAGTGCTCTCTCCCATTGCCAAGTGATCATCAATAATCTGCAGG
The sequence above is a segment of the Aegilops tauschii subsp. strangulata cultivar AL8/78 chromosome 6, Aet v6.0, whole genome shotgun sequence genome. Coding sequences within it:
- the LOC109739403 gene encoding F-box/kelch-repeat protein OR23 → MSSPSSPSRRLAGSLILRPGAEGSLIPGLPDDVAAVILCLLTFPDQSRLRATSRAWRLLLSAATLLPLRRSLRLPSRHLVCLFPTDPSLASPILLDPAAPTAWWPLPPIPCSPQLYGLANFAAIAVGSHLYVLGGSHFDARSYPLGHPLPSAAAYRLDLALSRHRWERLPDMHIPRGSFACAPAPGGGVVVAGGGSRHPTLPSSGSRTSSTEWYDAATRTWHMATAMPRERAGCVGFVAHGAGGVGEDEFWVMGGYDRYTTVGGVVPNDLYCRDAMALGLWSGKWREIGDMWVEGERRRLGPVAVISAEDGKVTDVFMLDGDDIFRYDFASNGWSKEATLRRKIPETELCGFVSLNGELHVLKSAKLPAETLHPRRQLKKRLALEFQVYNPLARKWRVFTTYPPVSVPIDFRTAALCTVEL